The following coding sequences are from one uncultured Bacteroides sp. window:
- a CDS encoding DPP IV N-terminal domain-containing protein, with protein sequence MKKMILWSIGILISINMLYAQGTTEDYQRAFALNQRWKGKVLYSNVHPQWIGNTTKFWYVRDTPEGKIYVVVDANKKKRRKLFDHNKLAKSLSLATQEKIKANNLNLQKLQINNKLDTLHFIYKEHKWSYIKKKDLLKDEGETQKTKTTYWAATNDESKGKPVISPDGSKTAFIKNQNIYIKDNGSGEEKALSFDGSPGEFYSTYIQWSPDSKKVATMKVRPAEKRYIYFVESSPTDQLQPKLHKREYAKPGDALPFRCPRIFNIDGSEAHVPSTELFNEQFEVRGLEWDAESKNILFEYNQRGHQVFRVLELSAQGGTVRTIINETSKTFVNYNRYFRKDLSNGNEIIWMSERDNWNHLYLYDRHTGKVKNQITKGEWYVRDVVHVDEQNRIIYFSANGMVANEDPYLVRYYRINFDGSGLTCLTPEEGMHQATFSQDMKYFVDTYSLVNKAPISVLRDTENGKVIMPLETADISQLVASGWKAPEVFSAKGRDGKTDMWGIIIRPTNFDPTKKYPIIEYIYAGPGNQYTPKSFFTYNWYLSGIAELGFIVVQLDAMGTSFRSKAFEDVCYKNLKDAGLPDRMAWIKAAANKYPYMDINRVGIFGASAGGQESTNALLLYPDFYKAAYSSCGCHDNRMDKIWWNEQWMGYPIEKQYEECSNVANAHLLKRPLMLVVGEMDDNVDPSSTMQVVNALIKAKKDFELVVIPGSNHTMGGDYGEHKRYDFFVRNLLNLTPPKWE encoded by the coding sequence ATGAAGAAAATGATTTTATGGAGCATAGGCATATTAATTTCTATCAATATGCTCTATGCACAAGGTACTACAGAAGATTATCAACGCGCTTTCGCACTGAACCAACGGTGGAAAGGGAAGGTCCTTTATTCAAATGTTCATCCTCAATGGATTGGCAATACTACTAAATTTTGGTATGTGCGTGATACGCCCGAAGGAAAGATCTATGTAGTAGTAGATGCAAACAAGAAAAAAAGAAGAAAACTTTTTGATCATAACAAATTAGCTAAATCCCTCTCTCTAGCAACTCAAGAAAAAATAAAAGCTAATAATTTAAATCTCCAAAAACTCCAAATAAACAATAAACTAGATACTCTCCATTTTATTTATAAAGAACATAAATGGAGTTATATAAAGAAAAAAGATCTATTAAAAGACGAAGGAGAGACGCAGAAAACTAAAACAACTTATTGGGCTGCAACTAATGATGAAAGTAAGGGAAAGCCTGTTATTTCTCCCGACGGAAGTAAAACTGCTTTCATAAAAAATCAAAATATATATATTAAGGATAACGGCTCTGGAGAAGAAAAAGCACTTAGTTTTGATGGCTCACCTGGTGAATTTTATTCTACTTATATCCAATGGTCACCTGACTCAAAGAAAGTAGCTACAATGAAAGTTCGTCCGGCAGAAAAACGCTATATCTATTTTGTAGAATCATCACCAACAGACCAACTCCAGCCGAAATTACATAAAAGGGAATATGCCAAACCTGGCGATGCACTTCCTTTCAGATGCCCCCGCATCTTTAATATAGATGGCAGTGAGGCTCATGTACCTTCTACCGAACTATTCAATGAGCAGTTTGAAGTTAGAGGACTGGAATGGGATGCAGAAAGTAAAAACATCTTATTCGAGTATAATCAACGTGGACATCAAGTATTTAGAGTATTAGAATTATCTGCCCAAGGGGGTACAGTAAGAACAATCATTAATGAAACGAGCAAAACTTTCGTAAACTACAACCGCTATTTCCGAAAAGACTTATCCAATGGCAACGAAATCATTTGGATGAGCGAACGTGACAACTGGAATCATCTATATCTATACGATCGCCACACTGGAAAAGTCAAGAATCAGATAACCAAAGGGGAATGGTATGTACGAGATGTCGTGCACGTGGATGAGCAGAATCGCATAATCTATTTCTCTGCCAATGGAATGGTAGCCAATGAAGATCCTTACCTTGTTCGATACTATCGCATCAATTTCGATGGAAGCGGACTCACGTGTCTCACGCCGGAAGAGGGAATGCACCAGGCAACTTTCTCACAAGACATGAAATATTTTGTAGATACATATTCATTAGTTAACAAAGCTCCTATATCTGTGCTTCGAGACACCGAAAACGGGAAAGTTATCATGCCATTAGAAACTGCAGATATTAGCCAATTAGTAGCATCCGGATGGAAAGCACCCGAAGTATTCTCAGCAAAAGGAAGGGATGGTAAAACTGATATGTGGGGAATCATTATCAGACCAACGAATTTTGATCCAACAAAAAAATACCCCATCATAGAATATATCTATGCGGGACCAGGAAATCAATATACCCCAAAATCTTTTTTTACTTACAATTGGTATTTGTCTGGTATAGCCGAGCTTGGATTTATTGTCGTGCAGCTTGATGCGATGGGAACTTCTTTTAGATCCAAAGCATTTGAAGATGTTTGTTACAAGAATCTAAAAGATGCGGGATTACCGGATAGAATGGCATGGATAAAAGCAGCGGCAAATAAATACCCATACATGGACATCAATCGGGTAGGTATCTTTGGAGCCTCTGCAGGAGGACAAGAGTCAACAAATGCCCTCCTTTTATATCCTGATTTCTATAAAGCAGCCTATTCTTCTTGCGGATGTCATGACAATCGAATGGACAAAATCTGGTGGAATGAGCAATGGATGGGTTATCCTATAGAAAAACAGTATGAAGAATGTTCAAATGTAGCAAATGCCCACCTTCTGAAACGTCCTTTAATGTTAGTTGTTGGTGAGATGGATGACAACGTAGATCCATCTTCTACCATGCAAGTCGTTAACGCACTAATAAAAGCGAAAAAAGATTTTGAATTAGTTGTTATACCTGGTTCAAACCATACTATGGGGGGAGACTACGGAGAACATAAACGCTATGACTTCTTTGTACGTAATCTATTAAATTTAACTCCGCCAAAGTGGGAATAA
- a CDS encoding glycoside hydrolase family 127 protein, whose product MRKTLFAITLATTSLVASAQKQHDNAGYPFTPIPFTAVKVTDGFWGQRLKASREVTIPLAFSKCEETGRYLNFERAAHPSDTIEVKGFSFDDTDVYKTIEGASYSMQTYPNKKLAKYIDSVLVIVAAAQEPDGYLYTARTQNPKHPHEWAGNKRWEKVEDLSHELYDLGHMIEGAVAHYQATGERKFLNIAIKYADCVCRAIGDKPEQIVVVPGHQIAEMALAKLYLVTGDKKYLDEAKFFLDKRGYTERKDEYSQAHKPVIQQDEAVGHAVRAAYMYSGMADVAALTGDSNYIHAIDKIWENIVSKKLYITGGIGATSHGEAFGKNYELPNMSAYCETCAAIGNVYLNHRLFLLHGESKYYDVLERTLYNGLISGVSLDGGSFFYPNPLESIGQHQRQPWFGCACCPSNICRFIPSLPGYVYAVHQNDIYVNLFMGNEASLKVQNKKIILKQETNYPWTGDIKLTVSPSRKQEFSLKIRIPGWVQGSVVPSNLYHFADKKTLGYTIKINGNKAAGKLEKGYFTIHRRWKKGDSIEIHFDMEPRTVKANSQVEADRGKISIERGPLVYCAEWPDNDFSVLSILVNQKPKFKVMYESDLLSSVQDTNKEESSKTTNKYGVYMIQTDAQTLSYNETGSLVAKNVKLNLIPYYAWAHRGNGEMAVWLPNDLNATRASLPPTIGSESKITASHNVKSISAINDRLLPKDTDDRSVPYYHWWPKEGTTEWIAYQFTEPKIISRSTVYWYDDAPWGGCRVPESWKLYYKNVSGEWETVENTCSYGIEKGVGNEVTFKPIKTQNIKLEVKLPQKNASGVFEWEVE is encoded by the coding sequence ATGAGAAAAACATTATTCGCCATTACACTAGCTACCACTAGCCTTGTAGCAAGCGCACAAAAACAGCATGATAATGCAGGCTATCCCTTTACTCCCATACCTTTTACAGCTGTAAAAGTTACCGATGGCTTTTGGGGGCAGCGGTTAAAAGCTAGCCGTGAAGTGACAATTCCACTAGCTTTCAGTAAATGTGAGGAAACGGGTCGTTATCTAAATTTTGAGAGGGCTGCCCATCCTAGTGACACAATAGAGGTTAAAGGGTTTTCATTTGATGATACAGATGTATATAAAACCATTGAAGGGGCTAGCTATTCAATGCAAACATATCCTAATAAGAAATTAGCTAAATATATAGATAGTGTATTGGTTATTGTCGCAGCTGCGCAAGAACCGGATGGCTATCTATATACCGCACGCACACAAAACCCCAAACATCCACACGAATGGGCTGGGAATAAGCGCTGGGAAAAGGTTGAAGACCTCAGTCACGAACTCTACGATTTAGGTCATATGATTGAAGGTGCCGTAGCTCATTATCAAGCTACCGGGGAGCGTAAGTTTCTAAACATTGCAATCAAATATGCAGATTGTGTATGCAGAGCTATCGGTGATAAACCGGAACAAATAGTTGTAGTACCTGGACACCAGATAGCTGAAATGGCACTTGCCAAACTCTATTTAGTTACAGGAGATAAGAAATATCTGGATGAAGCTAAATTTTTTCTAGATAAAAGAGGTTATACTGAGAGGAAAGATGAATACAGTCAAGCTCATAAGCCTGTGATACAGCAAGATGAAGCCGTAGGACATGCTGTAAGGGCAGCCTACATGTATTCCGGAATGGCAGATGTGGCAGCATTAACAGGAGATAGCAATTACATTCATGCCATCGATAAGATATGGGAGAATATTGTAAGTAAGAAACTTTATATTACCGGTGGAATAGGTGCAACAAGCCATGGAGAGGCTTTCGGAAAGAATTATGAATTGCCTAACATGTCAGCCTACTGCGAAACTTGTGCTGCTATAGGCAACGTCTATCTAAATCATCGTCTATTCTTACTTCATGGAGAATCTAAATATTATGATGTACTAGAACGGACTTTATATAATGGACTCATCTCGGGAGTTTCATTGGATGGAGGCAGTTTTTTCTACCCAAATCCATTGGAGTCAATAGGACAGCACCAGCGTCAACCATGGTTTGGCTGTGCTTGTTGTCCATCAAATATATGCCGATTCATTCCGTCATTACCTGGATATGTTTATGCTGTTCATCAAAATGATATCTATGTGAATCTTTTTATGGGAAACGAAGCTAGTTTAAAAGTACAAAACAAGAAGATAATACTAAAACAGGAAACAAACTATCCATGGACAGGAGATATCAAATTAACAGTCTCTCCTAGCAGGAAACAAGAATTCAGTCTTAAAATACGTATACCAGGTTGGGTACAAGGTTCTGTGGTACCAAGTAATCTCTATCACTTTGCTGACAAGAAGACATTAGGATATACAATTAAAATTAATGGTAATAAAGCAGCCGGAAAGCTCGAAAAAGGATATTTCACCATTCATAGAAGATGGAAAAAAGGAGATTCTATTGAAATCCATTTTGATATGGAGCCTCGAACAGTAAAAGCAAATTCTCAAGTAGAAGCTGACAGAGGAAAGATATCTATTGAGCGTGGTCCTTTAGTATATTGCGCGGAATGGCCCGACAATGATTTTAGCGTATTAAGTATCTTAGTCAATCAGAAACCTAAGTTTAAAGTAATGTATGAATCGGATCTCCTTTCTTCTGTACAAGATACAAACAAAGAGGAATCATCCAAGACAACAAATAAATACGGTGTCTACATGATCCAAACCGATGCTCAAACATTAAGCTACAACGAAACAGGCAGTTTGGTCGCTAAAAATGTAAAATTGAATTTAATACCTTACTATGCTTGGGCACATCGGGGAAATGGAGAGATGGCTGTTTGGTTGCCTAATGACTTGAATGCAACACGAGCAAGCCTTCCCCCTACCATTGGGTCTGAGAGTAAAATCACAGCTTCACATAACGTAAAGTCGATTTCCGCTATCAACGATCGTCTTCTGCCAAAAGATACTGATGACCGTTCAGTACCTTATTATCATTGGTGGCCCAAAGAAGGAACAACCGAATGGATAGCTTACCAATTTACAGAACCTAAAATAATATCACGATCTACCGTTTATTGGTATGACGATGCCCCATGGGGAGGCTGTCGAGTTCCTGAATCATGGAAACTCTATTATAAGAACGTTTCTGGAGAATGGGAAACTGTAGAAAACACCTGTTCATACGGCATAGAAAAAGGAGTAGGAAATGAAGTTACTTTCAAGCCTATTAAGACTCAAAATATTAAATTAGAAGTAAAACTCCCTCAAAAGAATGCATCAGGAGTTTTTGAATGGGAAGTAGAATAG
- a CDS encoding cysteine desulfurase, whose translation MDLTKIRKDFPILSREIYGKPLVYFDNGATTQKPRCVVDAIVEEYYSVNANVHRGVHFLSQQATELHESSRETVRQFINARSTNEIIFTRGTTEAINLLAFCFGEEFMKEGDEVIISTMEHHSNIVPWQLLAARKGISIKVIPMNDKGELLLDEYENLFSDRTKIVSMTHISNVLGTINPIKEMIATAHAHGVPVLVDGAQSVPHLKIDVQELDADFFAFSAHKVYGPTGIGVLYGKEEWLNKLPPYQGGGEMIQSVSFEKTTFNELPFKFEAGTPDYIGTTGLAKALDYISAIGFDQIMEHDRELTTYAMHRLKEIEGMRILGEAEHKSSVISFLVGNIHHFDMGTLLDRLGIAVRTGHHCAEPLMRRLGIEGTVRASFGLYNTKQEIDSLVAGIERVRKMF comes from the coding sequence ATGGATCTAACTAAAATAAGAAAAGATTTTCCAATACTTTCAAGAGAAATATACGGAAAACCTTTAGTTTATTTTGATAACGGGGCGACAACTCAGAAGCCCCGTTGTGTTGTTGATGCTATTGTTGAAGAGTATTATTCTGTGAACGCTAATGTTCATCGTGGGGTACATTTCTTATCACAACAAGCCACTGAGTTGCATGAAAGCTCTCGCGAAACCGTTAGGCAATTTATCAATGCCCGTAGTACAAATGAAATTATTTTTACTCGTGGTACTACTGAAGCAATTAATTTGCTTGCTTTTTGTTTTGGGGAAGAATTCATGAAAGAAGGAGATGAAGTGATTATCTCTACAATGGAGCATCATAGTAATATCGTTCCTTGGCAGTTATTGGCTGCCCGTAAGGGAATCAGTATAAAAGTCATTCCAATGAATGATAAGGGTGAACTTTTGTTGGATGAGTACGAAAATCTGTTTTCCGATCGTACGAAGATCGTTAGTATGACACACATATCTAATGTTTTGGGTACTATTAATCCGATAAAAGAAATGATTGCTACTGCCCATGCTCATGGGGTACCAGTATTAGTTGATGGTGCACAGTCTGTTCCTCATCTAAAGATCGATGTCCAGGAATTAGATGCTGACTTTTTTGCTTTCTCTGCTCATAAAGTCTATGGACCTACGGGCATTGGAGTACTTTATGGGAAAGAAGAATGGTTGAATAAATTACCTCCTTATCAAGGTGGCGGAGAGATGATTCAAAGTGTGAGCTTCGAAAAGACTACTTTCAATGAGTTGCCTTTTAAGTTTGAGGCTGGAACACCGGACTATATAGGTACTACCGGACTAGCCAAGGCTTTAGATTATATCTCTGCTATTGGCTTTGACCAAATAATGGAACATGATAGAGAATTAACGACTTATGCGATGCATCGTCTTAAAGAAATAGAGGGAATGCGTATCTTGGGAGAAGCAGAGCATAAAAGTAGTGTCATCTCTTTTCTTGTTGGCAATATTCATCATTTTGATATGGGAACTTTACTTGATCGTTTAGGGATAGCTGTTCGTACCGGACATCATTGTGCTGAGCCATTGATGCGACGTTTAGGTATTGAAGGTACTGTTCGCGCTTCTTTTGGACTTTATAATACGAAGCAAGAAATTGATTCATTGGTTGCAGGCATTGAACGAGTCAGAAAAATGTTTTAA
- the sufD gene encoding Fe-S cluster assembly protein SufD, translating to MSVEQQYIDLYAQCESMICNHSVKELNVLRKKAFADFQNLGFPTKKQEKYKYTDLNKCFAPDFGLNLNRLDVPVNPYEVFKCDVPNMSTLLYFVVNDSFYKKELPKSHLPEGAFFGSFRDLEQQRPELLSKFYGKLADTSKDGVTAFNTSFVQDGVVLYVPKDVVLDKTIQLVNILRGDVNFLMNRRLLVVLEEGAQARLLVCDHAMDHVNFLATQVVEIYLGENAIFDMYELEETHTSTVRVSNTYAKQEAGSRLLLNNMTLHNGITRNTTEVTLAGSGSEANIYGMAIADKNQRVDNHTFIDHAVPDCQSKELFKYVLDDQSVGAFAGIVLVRPEAQRTNAQQTNRNLCVTRDARMYTQPQLEIYADDVKCSHGATIGQLDENALFYMRARGISEKEARLLLMFAFVNEVIDNIRLDALKDRLHLLVEKRFRGELNKCQGCAICK from the coding sequence ATGAGTGTAGAACAACAATATATAGATCTTTATGCACAGTGCGAATCTATGATTTGTAATCACAGTGTGAAAGAGTTGAATGTTTTAAGGAAAAAGGCTTTTGCCGATTTTCAAAATTTGGGTTTTCCTACAAAAAAGCAGGAGAAGTATAAATACACTGATTTGAATAAATGCTTCGCTCCTGATTTTGGGCTTAATTTAAACCGCCTTGATGTACCAGTTAACCCTTATGAGGTATTTAAATGCGATGTTCCTAATATGAGTACGCTACTCTATTTTGTCGTTAATGATTCTTTCTACAAAAAAGAATTGCCTAAATCTCATTTGCCTGAAGGAGCCTTCTTTGGTAGTTTTAGAGATTTGGAACAACAGCGTCCCGAATTGCTCAGTAAGTTCTATGGAAAGCTTGCTGATACTTCTAAAGATGGTGTGACAGCTTTTAATACATCGTTTGTTCAAGATGGAGTAGTACTTTATGTTCCTAAAGATGTAGTTCTAGATAAAACAATTCAATTAGTTAATATTCTGCGAGGTGATGTTAACTTCTTGATGAATCGTAGACTCTTAGTTGTTCTTGAAGAAGGAGCCCAAGCTCGTTTATTAGTTTGTGATCATGCAATGGATCATGTGAATTTTCTTGCAACGCAAGTCGTTGAGATTTACTTGGGTGAGAATGCTATATTTGATATGTATGAACTTGAAGAAACACATACAAGTACTGTACGTGTTAGTAATACGTATGCAAAGCAGGAAGCCGGAAGCCGCCTTCTTCTTAATAATATGACTCTTCATAACGGTATAACTCGTAATACTACTGAAGTTACTTTAGCAGGTTCTGGTTCTGAAGCTAATATTTACGGAATGGCAATAGCAGATAAGAATCAACGAGTGGATAATCACACATTTATAGATCATGCCGTACCTGATTGTCAAAGCAAAGAACTCTTTAAGTATGTACTCGATGATCAATCAGTAGGTGCATTTGCGGGAATTGTCTTAGTACGCCCTGAAGCACAACGTACTAATGCTCAACAGACGAATCGAAATCTTTGTGTTACTCGTGATGCACGAATGTACACGCAGCCTCAGCTCGAAATATATGCTGATGATGTAAAATGTAGCCATGGAGCAACCATTGGGCAGTTAGATGAGAATGCTTTATTTTACATGCGTGCAAGAGGAATTTCTGAAAAAGAAGCTCGGTTATTACTCATGTTTGCTTTTGTCAATGAAGTTATTGATAATATTCGTTTGGACGCTTTGAAGGATAGATTACACTTGCTTGTAGAAAAGCGTTTCCGCGGTGAATTGAATAAATGTCAGGGTTGTGCTATCTGTAAATAA
- the sufC gene encoding Fe-S cluster assembly ATPase SufC: MLEIKDLHAAINGKEILRGINLSVKPGEIHAIMGPNGSGKSTLSSVLVGNPMFEVTKGSIEFLGKDLLELSAEDRSHEGIFLSFQYPVEIPGVSMVNFMRAAVNEQRKYRGLPALTASEFLKLMREKRAVVELDNKLANRSVNEGFSGGEKKRNEIFQMAMLDPKLSILDETDSGLDIDALRIVAEGVNKLKSPENSCILITHYQRLLDYIKPDVVHVLYNGRIVKTAGPELALELEDKGYDWIKKEIGE, translated from the coding sequence ATGTTAGAGATAAAAGATTTGCATGCCGCTATCAACGGCAAAGAGATATTGAGAGGAATTAATCTTTCTGTTAAACCAGGTGAAATACATGCTATAATGGGACCTAATGGTTCTGGGAAAAGTACTTTAAGTAGTGTATTGGTTGGTAATCCGATGTTTGAAGTTACCAAAGGAAGTATTGAGTTTTTGGGTAAGGATTTATTGGAACTTAGTGCTGAAGATCGTAGCCATGAAGGCATTTTTCTCTCTTTTCAATATCCAGTTGAAATACCAGGAGTTAGTATGGTTAATTTCATGCGTGCAGCAGTTAACGAACAGAGAAAATATAGAGGATTACCTGCTCTAACGGCAAGCGAATTCTTGAAGTTGATGCGCGAAAAACGTGCAGTCGTAGAATTAGATAATAAATTGGCTAACAGAAGTGTTAATGAGGGATTTAGTGGTGGTGAAAAAAAACGTAATGAGATTTTCCAAATGGCGATGCTTGATCCTAAGCTAAGTATCTTAGATGAAACAGATTCCGGATTGGATATCGATGCTTTACGTATTGTTGCTGAAGGAGTGAATAAATTAAAATCTCCAGAGAATAGCTGCATACTTATTACTCACTATCAACGTTTGTTGGATTATATTAAGCCTGATGTTGTGCATGTGCTCTACAATGGTCGTATTGTTAAAACTGCTGGTCCGGAGTTAGCATTAGAACTTGAAGACAAGGGTTATGACTGGATTAAGAAAGAGATAGGAGAGTAG
- a CDS encoding heavy metal-binding domain-containing protein, producing the protein MLLTTTPTIEGKRITSYYGIVSGETIIGANVFRDFFASIRDIVGGRSGAYEEVLREAKDTALREMEDHAARLGANAVVGIDLDYETVGGNGSMLMVTASGTAVFAE; encoded by the coding sequence ATGTTATTGACTACTACTCCAACTATCGAAGGAAAACGAATTACCAGTTATTATGGTATCGTGTCAGGAGAAACAATTATTGGTGCTAATGTCTTTCGCGATTTTTTTGCTAGTATTCGTGATATTGTAGGTGGACGCTCAGGAGCTTATGAAGAAGTTCTTCGTGAGGCTAAAGATACAGCTTTAAGAGAAATGGAAGATCATGCTGCACGTTTGGGAGCAAATGCTGTAGTAGGTATTGATTTAGATTATGAAACAGTAGGTGGGAATGGGAGTATGCTTATGGTTACAGCTAGCGGTACTGCTGTTTTTGCGGAATAA
- the sufB gene encoding Fe-S cluster assembly protein SufB, with amino-acid sequence MQQEEPNKYVKEFTQEKYKYGFTTEVNTDIIECGLNEDVVRLISLKKGEPDWLLEFRLKAYRHWLTMEMPTWAHLRIPEIDYQAISYYADPTKKKEGPKSLDEVDPELIKTFNKLGIPLEEQMALSGMAVDAVMDSVSVKTTFKETLMEKGIIFCSFSEAVREHPDLVKKYLGSVVGYRDNYFAALNSAVFSDGSFVYIPKGVRCPMELSTYFRINAANTGQFERTLIVADDDSYVSYLEGCTAPMRDENQLHAAIVEIMVHDRAEVKYSTVQNWYPGDAEGKGGVYNFVTKRGNCKGVGSKLSWTQVETGSAITWKYPSCILTGDNSIAEFYSVAVTNNYQQADTGTKMIHLGRNTRSTIVSKGISAGRSENSYRGLVKVAEKAEGVRNYSQCDSLLLGDKCGAHTFPYMDIHNETAVVEHEATTSKISEDQIFYCNQRGINTEDAVGLIVNGYAKEVLNKLPMEFAVEAQKLLSISLEGSVG; translated from the coding sequence ATGCAACAAGAAGAACCAAATAAATATGTAAAAGAATTCACTCAGGAAAAATATAAATATGGTTTTACCACAGAGGTGAATACTGATATTATTGAGTGTGGATTAAACGAAGATGTAGTTCGTCTTATTTCATTAAAAAAGGGTGAACCCGACTGGTTGTTGGAATTTAGACTGAAGGCTTATCGTCACTGGTTGACTATGGAAATGCCTACATGGGCACACTTACGAATTCCTGAAATTGATTATCAAGCTATATCCTATTATGCGGACCCTACTAAGAAAAAAGAGGGCCCTAAGAGCTTGGATGAAGTTGATCCGGAGTTGATTAAAACTTTCAATAAACTAGGGATACCGTTAGAGGAACAGATGGCTTTGAGCGGTATGGCTGTTGATGCTGTTATGGACTCAGTTTCTGTAAAAACGACATTTAAAGAAACCTTGATGGAAAAAGGTATTATTTTCTGCTCTTTTAGTGAAGCTGTGCGTGAGCATCCTGATTTAGTGAAGAAGTACCTAGGCTCTGTTGTCGGTTATCGAGATAATTATTTTGCTGCATTAAATTCTGCTGTTTTTTCTGATGGTTCTTTTGTTTATATACCCAAGGGGGTGCGTTGTCCTATGGAATTATCTACTTATTTCCGAATTAATGCTGCTAATACTGGACAGTTTGAAAGAACGCTAATCGTTGCTGATGATGATTCGTATGTTTCTTATCTTGAAGGTTGTACAGCTCCTATGAGAGATGAGAATCAATTACATGCTGCCATTGTAGAAATTATGGTACATGATCGTGCTGAAGTTAAATACAGTACTGTTCAGAATTGGTATCCAGGAGATGCCGAAGGAAAGGGAGGCGTTTATAATTTTGTAACTAAACGTGGTAACTGTAAAGGTGTTGGAAGTAAATTGTCGTGGACACAAGTTGAAACAGGAAGTGCGATAACGTGGAAATACCCCTCTTGCATTCTTACCGGAGATAATTCTATAGCTGAATTTTATAGCGTAGCTGTTACGAATAATTATCAACAGGCTGATACGGGAACAAAAATGATTCATTTAGGTCGGAATACTCGTAGTACTATTGTTAGTAAAGGTATCTCAGCAGGAAGAAGTGAAAATTCTTATCGTGGATTGGTTAAAGTTGCCGAAAAAGCAGAGGGGGTTCGAAACTATAGTCAATGTGACTCTTTACTCCTTGGCGATAAATGTGGTGCACATACTTTTCCATATATGGATATTCATAATGAAACAGCTGTAGTAGAACATGAAGCTACCACTAGTAAAATTAGTGAAGATCAAATATTTTATTGTAACCAACGTGGTATTAATACTGAAGATGCTGTAGGACTTATCGTTAATGGTTATGCTAAAGAAGTCCTAAATAAGCTACCGATGGAATTTGCTGTTGAGGCACAAAAATTGTTATCTATTTCATTGGAAGGGAGTGTCGGATAA
- a CDS encoding CvpA family protein, with amino-acid sequence MTLIDWIILFIIAIGAFKGFVKGFFNQLGSIVGFIAGLIAAKALYAALAEKLFPVVTNSMTVAQIISFLAIWLIVPIIFNIIALFLTKTAEAIALGGVNRLLGLFLGTLKNFVIVMLLISLIEYIDTSNVILSQTKKVDSVLYYPIRSVAGAFFPVAKNVSKQYIFK; translated from the coding sequence ATGACGTTGATTGATTGGATAATATTGTTCATAATAGCGATTGGTGCCTTTAAAGGATTCGTTAAAGGTTTTTTTAATCAATTGGGCTCTATTGTTGGCTTTATTGCAGGTCTTATTGCGGCGAAGGCTCTTTATGCTGCATTGGCCGAAAAGTTGTTTCCTGTTGTCACTAATTCCATGACAGTTGCTCAAATAATCTCTTTTTTGGCTATATGGCTTATTGTTCCTATAATATTCAATATTATCGCTTTATTCTTAACAAAAACAGCGGAAGCTATTGCTTTGGGAGGAGTGAATAGGCTTTTAGGGTTGTTTTTGGGAACTCTTAAAAATTTTGTAATTGTAATGTTATTAATAAGCTTAATTGAGTATATAGATACGAGTAATGTAATTCTGAGCCAAACAAAGAAGGTTGATTCAGTGTTATATTATCCCATAAGGAGTGTTGCAGGAGCTTTTTTCCCTGTGGCAAAGAATGTTTCGAAACAATATATTTTCAAATAA